A stretch of Chitinophaga caeni DNA encodes these proteins:
- a CDS encoding M42 family metallopeptidase encodes MAKKQKSILNKSSLEFLKTYLNTAAPTGFEKAGQKVWLKYLTPYIDKHIVDPYGSVVGIINPDAPFKVVIEAHADEISWFVNYISPEGLIYVIRNGGSDQQIAPAKRVHIHTEKGVVKGVFGWPAIHTRLKSGEGKEPQPKVDNIFIDCGARSRKEVEDLGIKVGNVITFEDGFDELNYDYFICRAIDNRIGGFMIAEVARMLKENKQKLPFGLYIVNAVQEEVGLRGAEMIAKRIKADVAIITDVTHDTTTPMINKNIEGETKCGDGPAITYGPAVHNILRDLIIKTAENEKIPFQLRATSRSTGTDTDAFAYANDGTPSALISIPLRYMHTTVEMVKKNDIENTILLIYHSLLNITPKTNFLYL; translated from the coding sequence ATGGCAAAGAAACAGAAATCGATCTTGAACAAATCATCCTTGGAGTTTTTAAAGACTTATCTCAATACCGCTGCTCCGACAGGTTTTGAGAAAGCAGGACAAAAAGTTTGGTTGAAATATTTGACGCCTTATATTGATAAACATATCGTGGATCCTTACGGTTCCGTGGTGGGTATTATTAACCCCGATGCACCGTTCAAGGTTGTTATCGAGGCTCATGCCGATGAGATTAGTTGGTTTGTTAACTACATCTCTCCTGAAGGTTTGATTTACGTAATCCGTAACGGTGGTTCCGACCAGCAGATCGCTCCTGCCAAAAGGGTGCATATCCATACGGAAAAAGGTGTGGTAAAAGGCGTTTTCGGATGGCCCGCGATCCATACCCGTTTAAAAAGCGGTGAAGGAAAAGAACCACAGCCTAAAGTAGACAATATCTTCATCGATTGCGGCGCTAGATCCCGTAAAGAAGTAGAGGATCTAGGCATCAAGGTCGGCAACGTGATTACGTTTGAAGATGGTTTCGATGAACTAAACTACGATTATTTTATCTGCCGCGCTATTGACAATAGGATCGGTGGCTTCATGATCGCGGAAGTTGCCCGCATGCTGAAAGAAAATAAGCAAAAATTGCCATTTGGTTTATATATTGTGAACGCTGTACAGGAAGAAGTAGGGTTACGTGGCGCCGAGATGATCGCCAAACGTATCAAAGCAGATGTTGCCATCATCACCGATGTTACACATGACACCACCACGCCGATGATCAATAAAAATATCGAAGGTGAAACCAAGTGTGGCGACGGTCCCGCAATTACATACGGGCCAGCTGTACATAACATACTAAGAGACCTGATCATCAAAACAGCAGAAAACGAAAAGATACCGTTCCAACTAAGAGCTACCAGCCGCAGTACCGGGACCGATACCGATGCTTTTGCTTATGCCAATGACGGTACGCCATCAGCATTGATCAGCATCCCATTGCGATACATGCATACAACGGTGGAAATGGTGAAGAAAAATGATATCGAGAATACTATTTTATTGATATATCATTCCTTGTTAAATATTACCCCGAAAACAAATTTCTTATACTTGTAA
- a CDS encoding UbiA prenyltransferase family protein produces the protein MFKALFNFILFSSIYIAICAVCMTWQTNVLLALNYDATDYYKFVFFATLCSYNFHWYLTPVSLDASHRIQWGAGKRRLQMAFTILGGLASAYYVIPLLQHWFWIAIAMVMTFLYSAPKIPHPLARHLQKVAFGKTLFLTFVWTYVTTTLPGLIAGNWEWLPFLALNIHRFFLIYAICILFDWRDKVPDKAAGIRSLITYMDDRHLFMLYFACLAVSGIAAISLLPHTPTWIVATLLVPVIIIATIRKFAQKNTNDYVYYFVLDGMMAFSAFLHILTLILLHPGVRLEYLHL, from the coding sequence ATGTTCAAGGCATTATTTAACTTCATATTATTCAGCTCTATCTACATCGCTATTTGCGCAGTCTGCATGACCTGGCAAACAAACGTGCTTTTAGCGCTGAATTATGACGCGACGGACTATTACAAGTTTGTATTTTTCGCCACACTTTGCAGCTATAACTTTCACTGGTACCTTACCCCCGTGAGCCTGGATGCATCGCACCGGATACAATGGGGCGCGGGAAAGAGAAGGCTGCAAATGGCTTTTACGATCTTGGGAGGACTGGCATCGGCCTATTACGTCATACCCTTATTACAACATTGGTTCTGGATCGCCATCGCCATGGTAATGACCTTTTTATATTCCGCCCCGAAAATCCCACACCCGCTGGCCCGGCATTTACAAAAGGTGGCCTTCGGTAAAACCTTGTTCTTAACATTTGTCTGGACTTACGTAACCACTACGCTACCCGGATTGATAGCCGGAAATTGGGAATGGCTCCCGTTCCTAGCCTTGAACATACACCGCTTTTTCCTAATTTATGCAATCTGCATCCTGTTTGACTGGAGGGATAAGGTTCCCGACAAGGCAGCAGGTATCAGGAGCTTAATCACCTACATGGATGACCGTCACCTATTCATGTTGTATTTTGCTTGCCTGGCGGTATCTGGAATCGCAGCAATTTCGTTGCTGCCCCATACCCCTACTTGGATCGTAGCCACGCTGCTGGTTCCCGTGATTATTATAGCCACGATCCGCAAGTTTGCGCAAAAAAATACTAATGATTATGTTTATTATTTCGTATTAGACGGGATGATGGCATTTTCTGCATTCTTACATATTTTAACCTTAATACTATTACACCCCGGGGTTCGTTTAGAATACTTACATTTGTAA
- a CDS encoding acyl-CoA carboxylase subunit beta, translating to MDKIEQLQQQVATAQLGGGQVRIDSQHKKGKLTARERLQLLLDEGSFEELGMLVRNRNKGITAEQEQFLGDGVVTGYGTINGRLVYVFSQDFTVYGGSLSEPHAEKICKVMDLAIENGAPVIGLNDSGGARIQEGVVSLGGYADIFYRNTKASGVIPQISAIMGPCAGGAVYSPAITDFIMMVEHSSYMFVTGPNVVKTVTHEEVTSEELGGAQTHASKSGVTHFACSNEIECIQYIKQLLSYIPQNCEDKAPMYPYTTGNESRKALNTLIPSNPNQPYDMKEVIEELVDAESFFEVHKDYAENIIVGFARIAGRSIGIVANQPAHLAGVLDIKASVKGARFTRFCDSFNIPLLVLVDVPGFLPGTDQEWNGIITNGAKLLYALCEATVPKLTLTTRKAYGGAYCVMNSKHIGADLNFAFPQAEIAVMGAKGAVEIIYKKEIDASPNPEERMNELVAEYTERFANPYLAAEKGYIDEVIVPDQARIKLIKGFAMLENKVVNMPRKKHGNIPL from the coding sequence ATGGATAAAATCGAACAACTTCAGCAGCAAGTGGCAACAGCCCAATTAGGCGGTGGACAAGTACGTATTGACTCGCAACACAAGAAAGGGAAGCTGACCGCCAGGGAGCGCTTGCAACTGCTATTAGACGAAGGTTCTTTCGAAGAATTGGGTATGCTAGTACGTAACCGGAATAAAGGTATTACAGCCGAGCAAGAGCAATTTCTTGGTGATGGCGTAGTAACGGGTTATGGAACAATTAACGGTCGCTTAGTATATGTATTCTCACAAGATTTTACCGTGTATGGCGGTAGCCTTTCAGAACCCCATGCGGAGAAGATCTGCAAGGTGATGGATTTGGCCATAGAAAACGGCGCCCCGGTAATCGGGTTGAACGATAGCGGTGGCGCGAGAATCCAAGAAGGCGTTGTAAGCCTCGGTGGTTACGCGGATATTTTTTATAGAAATACGAAAGCATCGGGAGTAATTCCCCAAATATCTGCCATCATGGGCCCCTGTGCCGGTGGTGCAGTGTATTCACCTGCTATAACGGACTTTATCATGATGGTTGAACATAGTTCATATATGTTCGTTACAGGTCCTAATGTCGTGAAAACGGTGACCCATGAAGAAGTTACTTCCGAAGAACTCGGCGGCGCACAAACACATGCTTCTAAAAGCGGCGTGACCCACTTCGCTTGTTCCAACGAGATTGAATGTATACAATATATCAAGCAGCTATTAAGTTATATCCCGCAAAACTGCGAAGATAAAGCTCCCATGTACCCGTATACGACGGGCAATGAATCCAGGAAAGCTTTGAACACGCTCATCCCTTCGAACCCGAATCAGCCCTATGATATGAAAGAGGTGATCGAGGAACTGGTAGATGCTGAAAGCTTTTTCGAAGTTCACAAGGACTATGCAGAAAATATCATCGTGGGTTTTGCCAGGATTGCAGGCCGCAGCATTGGTATTGTAGCCAATCAACCCGCCCACCTGGCCGGCGTGTTGGATATCAAGGCTTCTGTAAAAGGCGCCAGGTTCACACGTTTTTGCGATTCCTTCAATATACCTTTGCTGGTATTAGTAGATGTTCCAGGATTCTTACCGGGAACAGACCAGGAATGGAACGGGATCATCACCAACGGCGCCAAGCTTTTATACGCCCTTTGTGAAGCCACCGTACCTAAATTAACGCTTACCACGCGCAAGGCATACGGCGGCGCATATTGCGTAATGAATTCCAAGCATATCGGTGCTGATTTGAATTTTGCATTTCCCCAGGCAGAAATTGCTGTAATGGGCGCAAAAGGAGCCGTTGAAATTATTTATAAAAAGGAAATAGATGCTTCCCCTAACCCGGAAGAACGGATGAATGAGTTGGTTGCCGAATACACGGAACGTTTCGCCAATCCTTATCTTGCCGCGGAAAAGGGTTATATAGATGAAGTAATCGTACCGGATCAAGCAAGGATTAAACTCATAAAAGGATTTGCCATGTTGGAAAATAAAGTGGTCAATATGCCACGGAAAAAGCATGGTAATATACCATTGTAA
- a CDS encoding LuxE/PaaK family acyltransferase, with translation MNEAFINSIFSLKEADFEAAALSIFRYQYQQNEIYRAYTDQLRVKPPEVKELQQIPFLPIQFFKTHRVTCGSFEPEVLFESSGTTQTVNSQHLVKEVRIYEKSFRLAFEHFYGRAQGYRVIGLLPSYLERKHSSLVYMVKDMIEQSAHPQSGFYLYEHDKLKQVLQDEQTPTLLIGVTFALLDFADSHQVHLKNTIIMETGGMKGRREEWTRDEVHSFLSTRLGVQTIHSEYGMTELLSQAYSKGGGKFECPAWMKVLLRDESDPLDASLQRRSGVINVVDLANIFSCSFIATDDIGKLHPGGSFEVLGRLDQSALRGCSLMVS, from the coding sequence ATGAACGAGGCTTTTATCAACAGTATATTTTCTCTCAAGGAGGCGGATTTCGAGGCAGCTGCCTTATCAATTTTCCGTTACCAATACCAGCAGAATGAAATCTACCGGGCCTATACAGATCAATTGCGGGTGAAACCCCCGGAGGTGAAGGAATTGCAGCAAATACCATTTTTACCAATACAATTTTTTAAGACGCACCGGGTTACCTGCGGTTCTTTCGAGCCTGAAGTTTTGTTTGAAAGCAGCGGAACCACGCAAACGGTCAACAGTCAACATCTCGTAAAAGAAGTTCGTATTTATGAAAAGAGTTTCCGCTTAGCGTTTGAACATTTTTATGGGCGGGCTCAAGGCTACAGGGTAATCGGTTTGCTGCCTTCTTACCTCGAAAGGAAACATTCTTCCCTGGTATACATGGTAAAAGATATGATAGAGCAGAGCGCCCACCCGCAAAGCGGTTTCTACTTGTATGAACATGATAAACTGAAGCAGGTATTACAAGATGAACAAACACCGACCTTGTTGATCGGTGTCACCTTCGCATTGTTGGATTTTGCAGATAGCCACCAGGTGCACTTGAAAAATACGATCATCATGGAGACGGGTGGGATGAAAGGTCGCCGGGAAGAATGGACGCGCGACGAGGTACATAGTTTTTTATCCACCCGCTTGGGTGTGCAAACTATTCATTCGGAATACGGTATGACAGAGTTATTGTCCCAAGCATATTCGAAAGGCGGGGGCAAGTTTGAATGCCCCGCTTGGATGAAAGTTTTATTGAGGGATGAAAGTGATCCCCTGGACGCATCTTTGCAACGCCGGTCCGGTGTAATTAACGTGGTAGACTTAGCCAATATTTTTTCCTGCTCATTTATAGCCACGGATGATATCGGTAAGCTACATCCCGGTGGAAGCTTCGAGGTGCTGGGCAGGTTGGATCAATCTGCCTTAAGGGGATGCAGTTTAATGGTTAGTTGA